The Halosimplex litoreum genome has a window encoding:
- a CDS encoding M48 family metallopeptidase yields MLAVHVAFLALLVGTEAFFTWLAALNVRYGARAVEREAEWFDDRLDVDDTDELLGYQRATTGASQLEAWVGLALVLVVLYAGLLADAVAAVESLGFGTVPSGVVFFLGVVVALQVSALPFDFFDTFVVEEIFGFNEGSPGLWLRDKVVGLAVALGFTAAIAAAVMWVVQSFPGLWWLGAWALFVALSLSMMVIYPRVIAPLFNDFEPVEDGALHDAVTDVFDRAGFECSQIYVMDASRRSGHSNAYFVGFGATKRVVLFDTLVEQMETEELQGVLAHELAHWKKAHIWKRVGASALQMGVLLFVAYQLVTGPWLYDMFGLATGAGKPVYAGLLLAALVLQPLSRLTSPLENRLSLAHEREADAFAVEVMGDGEPMVGALTRLASENLSNPFPHPLYETFHYTHPPIPERVRAIRRQSESAGDGTDDTPAANAD; encoded by the coding sequence ATGCTCGCAGTCCACGTCGCCTTCCTGGCCCTGCTGGTCGGGACGGAGGCGTTTTTCACCTGGCTCGCTGCGCTGAACGTCCGCTACGGCGCCCGAGCCGTCGAGCGGGAGGCCGAGTGGTTCGACGACCGACTCGACGTCGACGACACCGACGAACTGCTGGGCTACCAGCGCGCGACGACGGGCGCCTCACAGCTGGAGGCGTGGGTCGGCCTCGCGCTGGTGTTGGTCGTCCTCTACGCCGGCCTGCTGGCCGACGCCGTCGCCGCCGTCGAGTCGCTCGGCTTCGGTACTGTGCCCTCGGGCGTCGTCTTCTTCCTCGGTGTCGTCGTCGCCCTCCAGGTCTCCGCGCTCCCCTTCGACTTCTTCGACACGTTCGTCGTCGAGGAAATCTTCGGGTTCAACGAGGGGTCACCGGGGCTGTGGCTCCGGGACAAGGTTGTCGGGCTGGCGGTCGCGCTCGGCTTCACCGCCGCGATCGCCGCGGCGGTCATGTGGGTCGTCCAGTCGTTCCCGGGCCTGTGGTGGCTGGGCGCCTGGGCGCTGTTCGTCGCCCTCTCGCTCTCGATGATGGTGATCTACCCCCGCGTGATCGCGCCGCTGTTCAACGACTTCGAGCCCGTCGAGGACGGCGCGTTGCACGACGCCGTCACCGACGTGTTCGACCGCGCCGGCTTCGAGTGCTCGCAGATCTACGTGATGGACGCCAGCCGCCGCAGCGGCCACTCCAACGCCTACTTCGTCGGCTTCGGCGCGACCAAGCGCGTCGTGCTGTTCGACACGCTCGTCGAGCAGATGGAGACCGAGGAGCTCCAGGGGGTGTTGGCCCACGAACTCGCCCACTGGAAGAAGGCCCACATCTGGAAGCGTGTCGGCGCCTCGGCGCTCCAGATGGGCGTGCTGCTGTTCGTCGCCTATCAGCTCGTGACCGGGCCGTGGCTCTACGACATGTTCGGGCTCGCGACGGGGGCCGGCAAGCCCGTCTACGCCGGCCTCCTGCTGGCCGCGCTGGTGCTCCAGCCGCTCTCGCGGCTCACGAGCCCGCTGGAGAATCGGCTCTCGCTGGCCCACGAGCGCGAAGCCGACGCCTTCGCGGTCGAGGTGATGGGCGACGGCGAGCCGATGGTCGGCGCGCTCACTCGACTGGCCAGCGAGAACCTCTCGAACCCATTCCCGCATCCGCTGTACGAGACGTTCCACTACACCCACCCACCGATCCCCGAGCGGGTGCGAGCGATCCGCCGACAGTCGGAGTCGGCCGGCGACGGCACCGACGACACCCCCGCCGCGAACGCGGATTAA
- a CDS encoding alpha,alpha-trehalose-phosphate synthase (UDP-forming), whose amino-acid sequence MPNTHLRADRVEADFDRLLSAAGDGLVVASNRQPYRHDYGDDGEVTVDRPAGGLTAGLDEVMRRVDGTWIAWGDGEADAAVVDGDDTVSVPPEGSEGDTDSGDANGTYTLRRLWLDEDEVQGYYYEVANQVLWPLCHAALGTVESCGDAWTDYRRVNGQFADAMAAAAATDADGDPLVWLHDYHLALAPRRLRDRLGSDIGGRGDGATDRTAGADPTLAHTWHIPWPSWDTFRACPNRGALLDGLLGNDLLVFHVPRYCESFLRSADRGLDGTAVDFDAGTVDYRDRTTTVRAAPMGVPVDRIREQAESMEATGFRAAFRKNRGIDRDTRLAVGVDRLDYTKGVVQRLDAFERLFAEYPEHRGEVTFVQVGTESRSAIPAYADYQDRVEAAVDRVDDRFATDDWRPVVYTTDYVSDEGLAGLYREADLAVVSPVRDGMNLVAQEYVAAGGDDPGVLVLSDQAGAHDTLGEWAVSVRPHDTEGFAAALDDALSMPERERRRRANALTDSIEDDDLDSWLGDVLGAVARVASADGGVPTRADH is encoded by the coding sequence ATGCCGAACACACACTTGCGTGCGGACCGGGTCGAGGCCGACTTCGATCGACTCCTGTCGGCGGCGGGCGACGGCCTCGTCGTCGCTTCGAACCGGCAACCGTACAGACACGACTACGGCGACGACGGCGAGGTGACGGTCGACCGGCCGGCCGGGGGGTTGACCGCCGGCCTCGACGAGGTCATGCGCCGCGTCGACGGCACCTGGATCGCCTGGGGGGACGGCGAGGCCGACGCCGCGGTCGTCGACGGCGACGACACCGTGTCGGTCCCGCCCGAGGGCAGCGAGGGCGACACCGATTCCGGGGACGCGAACGGAACCTACACGCTCCGTCGGCTGTGGCTCGACGAGGACGAGGTCCAGGGCTACTACTACGAGGTGGCCAACCAGGTGCTGTGGCCGCTGTGTCACGCCGCGCTGGGTACCGTCGAGAGCTGCGGCGACGCCTGGACGGACTATCGCCGGGTGAACGGTCAGTTCGCCGATGCGATGGCCGCCGCCGCCGCGACCGACGCCGACGGCGACCCGCTCGTCTGGCTCCACGACTACCATCTCGCGCTCGCGCCCCGACGGCTCCGCGACCGTCTCGGGAGCGACATCGGTGGGCGCGGCGACGGCGCGACCGACCGCACCGCGGGCGCCGACCCCACCCTGGCCCACACCTGGCACATCCCGTGGCCCAGTTGGGACACGTTCCGGGCGTGTCCGAATCGTGGGGCGCTCCTCGACGGCCTGCTGGGCAACGACCTGCTCGTCTTCCACGTTCCCCGGTATTGCGAGAGCTTCCTGCGGAGCGCCGACCGCGGGCTCGACGGGACCGCCGTCGACTTCGACGCCGGCACCGTCGACTACCGCGACCGGACGACGACGGTCAGGGCCGCGCCGATGGGCGTCCCGGTCGACCGCATCCGCGAACAGGCCGAGAGCATGGAAGCCACCGGCTTCCGCGCGGCGTTCCGGAAGAACCGCGGCATCGACCGCGACACACGTCTGGCCGTCGGCGTCGACCGCCTCGATTACACCAAGGGCGTCGTCCAGCGACTCGACGCCTTCGAGCGGCTGTTCGCCGAGTACCCCGAACACCGCGGCGAGGTCACGTTCGTCCAGGTCGGCACCGAGAGCCGCTCGGCCATCCCCGCCTACGCCGACTACCAGGACCGCGTCGAAGCGGCCGTCGACCGGGTCGACGACCGCTTCGCGACCGACGACTGGCGCCCCGTCGTCTACACGACGGACTACGTCTCCGACGAGGGGCTCGCGGGGCTGTACCGCGAGGCCGACTTGGCGGTTGTCAGCCCGGTCCGCGACGGGATGAACCTCGTCGCCCAGGAGTACGTCGCCGCGGGGGGCGACGACCCCGGGGTGCTCGTCCTGAGCGACCAGGCCGGCGCCCACGATACGCTGGGCGAGTGGGCCGTCTCCGTTCGCCCGCACGACACCGAGGGGTTCGCGGCCGCGCTCGACGACGCGCTGTCGATGCCCGAACGCGAGCGTCGCCGGCGCGCGAACGCCCTCACGGACAGTATCGAGGACGACGACCTCGACTCGTGGCTCGGGGACGTCCTCGGCGCGGTCGCCCGCGTCGCCAGCGCCGACGGGGGGGTCCCGACCCGTGCAGACCACTGA
- the otsB gene encoding trehalose-phosphatase, translating into MQTTDATPLWLARETVADRLAAAPGVVCCLDFDGTLAPIVDDPDAAAMPPGVRERLVALRDCESVRGAVVSGRELADLRERVGVGGIAYAGNHGIERRIDGGRSVAPDARLSADAVSRVCDRLGDRLAHVPGVAIEDKGLTATVHVRNVPDERVPEVGRVVGETVEEVMTTGDAALEIRDGKAIREIRPDVEWDKGRAVAQLAEEAPDGWLPLYVGDDVTDEDAFEALREHDGGLGVLVGERETAANYRIERQRDVVELLELVVDAQCE; encoded by the coding sequence GTGCAGACCACTGACGCCACGCCGCTGTGGCTCGCCCGCGAGACCGTCGCCGACCGCCTCGCGGCAGCCCCCGGCGTCGTCTGCTGTCTCGACTTCGACGGGACGCTCGCCCCCATCGTCGACGACCCCGACGCCGCCGCCATGCCGCCCGGGGTGCGCGAGCGCCTCGTCGCCCTCCGCGACTGCGAGTCCGTCCGCGGCGCCGTCGTCAGCGGCCGCGAACTCGCGGACCTCCGAGAGCGGGTCGGCGTCGGCGGGATCGCCTACGCCGGCAACCACGGGATCGAGCGCCGGATCGACGGCGGGCGGTCGGTCGCGCCCGACGCCCGACTGAGCGCCGACGCCGTCTCGCGGGTCTGCGACCGTCTGGGCGACCGCCTCGCGCACGTTCCCGGAGTCGCGATCGAGGACAAGGGCCTGACCGCGACGGTCCACGTCCGCAACGTGCCCGACGAGCGCGTCCCCGAGGTCGGGCGCGTCGTCGGGGAGACCGTCGAGGAGGTGATGACTACCGGCGACGCGGCCCTCGAAATCCGCGACGGCAAGGCCATCCGCGAGATCCGGCCAGACGTCGAGTGGGACAAGGGCCGCGCCGTCGCACAGCTGGCCGAGGAGGCGCCCGACGGCTGGCTCCCCCTCTACGTCGGCGACGACGTGACCGACGAGGACGCGTTCGAAGCGCTACGGGAGCACGACGGGGGGCTCGGCGTCCTCGTCGGCGAGCGCGAGACCGCCGCGAACTACCGGATCGAACGCCAGCGCGACGTGGTGGAGCTCCTGGAGCTGGTCGTCGACGCCCAGTGCGAGTGA
- a CDS encoding NAD(P)/FAD-dependent oxidoreductase has protein sequence MSDSEYDVVVVGGGPAGLTAALYTTRLGLDTALVDRGGGRAAMMQDTHNVIGVTEETSGVEFLETAKSQVESYGADVHRDFVEAAERVEESAGGDAADGDGRRFRLDGEDTEYAADNVVLATGFSDVRPDPPLPPTGRGLHYCLHCDAYMFVDEPVYVMGTGDSAAYVAMIMLNFTDDVDVLLRGDDPEWSADTAEMLDNHPVDVVEAEITASNRDDGGWLESFEFEDGEVREYRGGFPMLGSEYNTDLHESLGCAIDDDGTVAVDDHGRTSVDGVYAVGDVTPGHNQIPVAMGQGAKAGIAIHMDTRPFPRSTDAIDELGPVSSGDVPAISEELLATAIAHEGHAAGPRVEAGEESDGSGQPADDD, from the coding sequence ATGAGCGACAGCGAGTACGACGTGGTCGTGGTCGGCGGCGGGCCGGCGGGGCTGACGGCCGCGCTCTACACGACGCGGCTGGGCCTGGACACCGCGCTGGTCGACCGCGGCGGCGGCCGCGCCGCGATGATGCAGGACACCCACAACGTCATCGGCGTCACCGAGGAGACCAGCGGCGTCGAGTTCCTCGAAACCGCGAAATCACAGGTCGAATCCTACGGCGCGGACGTACATCGGGACTTCGTCGAGGCCGCCGAGCGCGTCGAGGAGAGCGCGGGCGGCGACGCGGCCGACGGCGACGGCCGTCGCTTCCGACTCGACGGCGAGGATACCGAGTACGCTGCCGATAACGTGGTCCTGGCGACGGGCTTCTCGGACGTGCGGCCGGACCCGCCGCTGCCGCCGACGGGCCGCGGCCTGCACTACTGCCTGCACTGCGACGCCTACATGTTCGTCGACGAGCCCGTTTACGTGATGGGCACCGGCGACTCGGCCGCCTACGTCGCGATGATCATGCTGAACTTCACCGACGACGTGGACGTGCTCCTGCGTGGCGACGACCCCGAGTGGAGCGCGGATACCGCCGAGATGCTCGACAATCACCCCGTCGACGTGGTCGAGGCGGAGATCACCGCCTCCAATCGCGACGACGGCGGCTGGCTCGAATCCTTCGAGTTCGAGGACGGCGAGGTCCGGGAGTACCGCGGCGGCTTCCCGATGCTCGGCTCGGAGTACAACACCGACCTCCACGAGTCGCTGGGCTGTGCGATCGACGACGACGGCACCGTCGCCGTCGACGACCACGGCCGCACCAGCGTCGACGGCGTCTACGCCGTCGGCGACGTGACCCCCGGCCACAACCAGATCCCAGTCGCGATGGGCCAGGGCGCCAAAGCCGGTATCGCCATCCACATGGACACCCGGCCGTTCCCCCGGTCGACCGATGCCATCGACGAACTCGGGCCGGTTTCGTCGGGCGACGTGCCAGCTATCTCGGAGGAACTGCTCGCCACCGCGATCGCCCACGAAGGCCACGCCGCCGGCCCGCGCGTCGAGGCCGGCGAGGAGAGCGACGGCAGCGGACAGCCCGCGGACGACGACTGA
- a CDS encoding ArnT family glycosyltransferase, translating into MALLDPLARARRQVGDDLRADPYLPYILLAALLLSSFWVWHRLPNFATRDERWRVVDPVEVLAAVLDDPRLGSVSEGVGYWRTYGSAMYLAALALIPVLVVALATDALPAFSDMGRHLDVGFWTHWLRTPEWIWTWSVLFVRLANVAMAVGCVYVVYRIGTTLRDRATGRLAAALLTVTWALLILAHEGGEDVPSLFFLLLSLYFAVRYVETGADRLFYWGALFGGVSIAFKLSGGVSAVMLGVAHLQRARRSEAGFVSGALRPKFLATGVLIGAATIVAGYPSILFGAPSEFVGRLARAFGSKSQPHGWLVQPSWWWILRSYLHGVGLPLAVGLAGGALAALARIREDSLPADGLRLALVGVGVYLAVFSSWRYVRTHHLLPVAALLVVVLAVGLARLRERRPAVGRAVVAVLLVTSAVYAGAGTLAYASQPRDQAVDYLRTNAGADDTIETYTYDPQDAAVPHTDRVDTRFGVAPDSFELRCPEYVVLNYHKSILYLAPDSWGKRAETLSNDAVEAHVRTLLAEDTYPYQIAGEYGRTPRFLDGKGRAPMYQRLLRVSVRPRTMQYGDPQDMGVDQYTVVLRRTGSCET; encoded by the coding sequence ATGGCCCTCCTCGATCCGCTCGCTCGGGCGAGACGCCAGGTCGGCGACGACCTGCGCGCCGACCCGTACCTCCCCTACATCCTGCTCGCCGCCCTCTTGCTGTCGTCTTTTTGGGTCTGGCACCGGCTGCCGAACTTCGCGACGCGGGACGAGCGCTGGCGCGTGGTCGACCCCGTCGAGGTGCTTGCGGCCGTCCTCGACGACCCGCGGCTCGGCTCGGTCTCCGAGGGCGTCGGCTACTGGCGGACCTACGGTTCGGCGATGTACCTCGCCGCTCTCGCGCTGATCCCGGTGCTGGTCGTCGCCCTCGCGACGGACGCCCTGCCGGCGTTCTCGGACATGGGCCGCCACCTCGACGTGGGCTTTTGGACCCACTGGCTCCGGACGCCCGAGTGGATCTGGACCTGGAGCGTCCTGTTCGTCCGACTGGCCAACGTCGCGATGGCCGTCGGCTGCGTCTACGTCGTCTACCGCATCGGAACGACCCTGCGGGACCGGGCGACCGGTCGGCTGGCCGCGGCCCTGCTGACGGTGACTTGGGCCCTCCTCATCCTCGCCCACGAGGGCGGCGAGGACGTGCCCTCCCTCTTTTTCCTCCTGCTGTCGCTGTACTTCGCGGTCCGCTACGTCGAGACCGGCGCCGACCGCCTGTTCTACTGGGGCGCCCTGTTCGGCGGCGTCTCCATCGCGTTCAAGCTCTCGGGCGGCGTGAGCGCGGTGATGCTCGGCGTCGCGCACCTCCAGCGCGCTCGCCGTTCGGAGGCGGGATTCGTGAGTGGCGCCCTCCGACCGAAGTTCCTCGCGACCGGCGTCCTGATCGGGGCGGCGACGATCGTCGCGGGCTATCCGAGTATCCTCTTCGGCGCTCCATCGGAGTTCGTCGGTCGGCTCGCCCGCGCGTTCGGGTCGAAGTCCCAGCCCCACGGCTGGCTCGTCCAGCCGAGCTGGTGGTGGATCCTCCGGAGCTACCTCCACGGCGTCGGCCTCCCGCTGGCCGTGGGCCTCGCCGGCGGCGCGCTCGCGGCGCTGGCGCGGATCCGCGAGGACTCGCTGCCCGCCGACGGACTGCGGCTGGCGCTGGTCGGCGTCGGCGTCTACCTCGCGGTGTTCTCCTCGTGGCGCTACGTCCGCACCCACCACCTCCTGCCGGTCGCCGCCCTGCTGGTCGTCGTCCTCGCGGTCGGGCTCGCCCGCCTGCGCGAGCGCCGACCCGCTGTCGGGCGGGCGGTCGTCGCCGTCCTGCTCGTCACCAGCGCGGTCTACGCGGGCGCCGGCACGCTCGCCTACGCTTCTCAACCCCGCGACCAGGCGGTCGACTACTTGCGGACGAACGCGGGCGCCGACGACACGATCGAGACCTATACCTACGACCCCCAAGACGCAGCCGTGCCCCACACCGACCGCGTCGACACCCGCTTCGGCGTCGCTCCCGACAGCTTCGAGTTGCGCTGTCCGGAGTACGTCGTCCTCAACTACCACAAGTCGATCCTCTATCTCGCCCCCGACAGCTGGGGCAAGCGGGCCGAGACCCTCTCGAACGACGCGGTCGAGGCGCACGTTCGGACTCTCCTCGCCGAGGACACCTACCCCTACCAAATAGCCGGCGAGTACGGTCGAACGCCGCGATTCCTCGACGGGAAGGGCCGCGCGCCGATGTACCAGCGACTCCTCAGGGTGAGCGTCCGCCCACGCACGATGCAGTACGGCGACCCCCAGGACATGGGCGTCGACCAGTACACCGTCGTCCTCCGCCGGACCGGTTCCTGCGAGACGTGA
- a CDS encoding Gfo/Idh/MocA family protein: MTARIAIAGIGAVAAMHAESIADIDGAELVAGSCRTAERGREFAAEYDCTWYGDTETMLDAETVDVLSVCTPSGAHLQPALVAADHGVDVLCEKPLEITTDRIDEMVAAADEAGIRLGGIFNQRYNPVVRQLREAASDGRFGDLSVANAYVPWWRDDDYYDGAWQGTEALDGGGALMNQSIHGIDAIQWIASAAGAGGESDGNPIEEVFAYTARRAHDDDIVEVEDSAVAVLRYRDGTLGQVLGATSMYPGSLKRLQVAGRGGTAEIEEDELVTWRFRDERDEDETVRAEFGETESGGGAADPMSIDYANHRHNIDDFLDARRADEPYMLDASEARKAVEIIEAIYESAERGEPVRVE, translated from the coding sequence ATGACAGCTCGTATCGCGATCGCCGGGATCGGCGCCGTCGCGGCGATGCACGCCGAGTCGATCGCCGACATCGACGGCGCCGAACTGGTCGCCGGCTCCTGCCGAACGGCGGAGCGGGGCCGCGAGTTCGCCGCGGAATACGACTGCACCTGGTACGGCGACACCGAGACGATGCTCGACGCCGAGACCGTCGACGTGCTCTCGGTCTGTACGCCCAGCGGCGCCCACCTCCAACCCGCGCTCGTTGCGGCCGACCACGGGGTCGACGTGCTCTGCGAGAAGCCCCTGGAGATCACGACCGACCGCATCGACGAGATGGTCGCCGCCGCCGACGAGGCGGGGATCCGGCTCGGAGGTATCTTCAACCAGCGGTACAATCCAGTCGTCCGCCAGTTGCGCGAGGCCGCGAGCGACGGACGGTTCGGCGACCTCTCGGTCGCCAACGCCTACGTCCCGTGGTGGCGCGACGACGACTACTACGACGGCGCCTGGCAGGGCACAGAGGCCCTGGACGGCGGCGGCGCGCTGATGAACCAGTCCATCCACGGGATCGACGCGATCCAGTGGATCGCCAGCGCGGCCGGTGCCGGCGGGGAGTCCGATGGAAACCCCATCGAAGAGGTGTTCGCCTACACCGCTCGGCGCGCCCACGACGACGACATCGTGGAGGTCGAGGACTCGGCGGTGGCCGTCCTCCGGTATCGGGACGGCACGCTCGGGCAGGTTCTCGGTGCGACCTCGATGTATCCGGGATCGCTGAAGCGACTCCAGGTCGCCGGTCGGGGTGGCACCGCCGAGATCGAGGAGGACGAACTCGTCACCTGGCGGTTCCGCGACGAGCGCGACGAGGACGAAACAGTGCGCGCGGAGTTCGGCGAGACGGAGTCGGGCGGCGGCGCGGCCGACCCGATGAGCATCGACTACGCCAACCACCGGCACAACATCGACGACTTCCTCGACGCCCGCAGGGCGGACGAGCCGTACATGCTCGACGCGAGCGAGGCGCGCAAGGCCGTCGAGATAATCGAGGCGATCTACGAGTCGGCCGAGCGGGGCGAGCCGGTTCGGGTCGAGTGA
- a CDS encoding carboxymuconolactone decarboxylase family protein: MVTDQAKAEIEEYMGQVPSWLDHLSEPAADHSWGVVRDLELGETALPNREKALVAVGAAAAMNCPYCIHFHEEEARLEGVDEEGLGEAVNVAANVRYFSTVLHGSEVDMADFEAETGEIVDYIEQQQAAAAGDD; encoded by the coding sequence ATGGTAACAGACCAGGCGAAAGCGGAGATAGAGGAGTATATGGGACAGGTTCCGAGCTGGCTCGACCACCTCTCGGAGCCCGCGGCGGACCACAGCTGGGGCGTCGTACGGGACCTCGAACTCGGCGAGACGGCGCTGCCGAACCGGGAGAAAGCGCTGGTCGCCGTCGGCGCGGCGGCGGCGATGAACTGCCCGTACTGCATCCACTTCCACGAGGAAGAGGCGCGACTGGAAGGAGTCGACGAGGAGGGACTCGGGGAAGCCGTCAACGTCGCCGCCAACGTGCGGTACTTCTCGACGGTCCTCCACGGCTCGGAAGTCGACATGGCGGATTTCGAGGCCGAGACCGGCGAGATCGTCGACTACATCGAACAGCAACAGGCCGCGGCCGCCGGCGACGACTGA
- a CDS encoding sugar phosphate isomerase/epimerase family protein, with amino-acid sequence MSDALPISGFADEIADDLGDQLDTLESLDISHLDLRGVWNENALDLSEERLDDLEATLDDRGFSVTSIGSPIGKIGIDEDFEPHMERLDRALELAERFDADGVRVFSYYLPDGDDPADHRREVLRRTEVAVEKAEDAGVTLLLENEKDIYGDTPGRMRDLLTTVDSPHLRAVFDPANYLEIGVRPYPDALLQVVEYVEQVHVKDAEFGDRGAIRPAGEGDGRIGETVAALRERGFEGALSLEPHLAFAGSDYGYSGPEGFEAAAEALKGELDEAGVAYE; translated from the coding sequence ATGTCCGACGCCCTGCCGATCAGCGGATTCGCCGACGAGATCGCCGACGACCTGGGCGACCAGCTAGACACGCTCGAATCGCTCGACATCTCGCATCTCGACCTGCGGGGCGTCTGGAACGAAAACGCGCTGGACCTCTCCGAAGAGCGACTCGACGACCTCGAAGCGACGCTGGACGATCGGGGGTTCTCGGTCACTTCCATCGGTTCGCCGATCGGCAAGATCGGGATCGACGAGGACTTCGAACCGCATATGGAACGACTCGATCGAGCGCTCGAACTCGCCGAGCGCTTCGACGCCGACGGCGTGCGCGTGTTCTCCTACTACCTCCCCGACGGCGACGACCCGGCCGACCACCGCCGGGAGGTCCTGCGCCGGACCGAGGTCGCCGTCGAGAAGGCCGAGGACGCCGGCGTGACGCTTCTGCTGGAGAACGAGAAGGACATTTACGGCGACACGCCGGGGCGGATGCGGGACCTGCTGACGACGGTCGACTCGCCCCATCTGCGTGCGGTCTTCGACCCCGCGAACTACCTCGAAATCGGCGTCCGGCCCTACCCCGACGCGCTGCTGCAGGTCGTCGAGTACGTCGAGCAGGTCCACGTCAAGGACGCCGAGTTCGGCGACCGCGGGGCGATCCGACCCGCCGGCGAGGGCGACGGGCGCATCGGCGAGACGGTGGCCGCGTTGCGCGAGCGCGGGTTCGAGGGCGCGCTCTCACTGGAACCCCATCTGGCGTTCGCGGGCTCGGACTACGGCTACAGCGGTCCCGAGGGGTTCGAGGCCGCGGCGGAGGCGCTGAAAGGGGAGCTGGACGAGGCTGGCGTGGCGTACGAGTAA